CCCAGCTCCGATCAGATCCGCCGCGCGCCCAAGGTCCTGCTGCACGACCACCTCGACGGCGGACTGCGCCCCGGCACCGTCGCCGAACTCGCCCGCGCCACCGGCTACTCCGGTCTCCCGGAGACCGACGCCGACAAGCTCGGCCTCTGGTTCCGCGAGGCCGCCGACTCCGGGTCCCTGGAGCGGTACCTGGAGACCTTCTCGCACACCGTCGGCGTGATGCAGACCCGCCAGGCGCTGGTACGGGTCGCCGCCGAGTGCGCGGAGGACCTCGCCGAGGACGGCGTCGTCTACGCCGAGGTGCGCTACGCCCCCGAACAGCACCTCGAGGCCGGGCTCACCCTGGAGGAGGTCGTCGAGGCCGTCAACGAGGGGTTCCGCGAGGGCGAGCGGCGCGCCCGGGAGAACGGCCACCGCATCCGCGTCGGCGCCCTGCTGACCGCGATGCGGCACGCGGCCCGCTCCCTGGAGATCGCCGAGCTCGCCAACCGCTACCGCGACCAGGGCGTCGTCGGCTTCGACATCGCGGGCGCGGAGGCCGGCCACCCGCCCACCCGGCACCTGGACGCCTTCGAGTACCTGAAGCGGGAGAACAACCACTTCACGATCCACGCCGGCGAGGCCTTCGGGCTTCCCTCGATCTGGCAGGCGTTGCAGTGGTGCGGCGCCGACCGCCTCGGACACGGCGTGCGCATCATCGACGACATCGAGGTGCACGACGACGGCTCGGTGACGCTCGGCCGGCTCGCCGCCTACGTCCGC
The DNA window shown above is from Streptomyces sp. NBC_00670 and carries:
- a CDS encoding adenosine deaminase; translated protein: MTSQHEHTPSSDQIRRAPKVLLHDHLDGGLRPGTVAELARATGYSGLPETDADKLGLWFREAADSGSLERYLETFSHTVGVMQTRQALVRVAAECAEDLAEDGVVYAEVRYAPEQHLEAGLTLEEVVEAVNEGFREGERRARENGHRIRVGALLTAMRHAARSLEIAELANRYRDQGVVGFDIAGAEAGHPPTRHLDAFEYLKRENNHFTIHAGEAFGLPSIWQALQWCGADRLGHGVRIIDDIEVHDDGSVTLGRLAAYVRDKRVPLELCPSSNLQTGAAASYAEHPIGLLRRLHFRATVNTDNRLMSGTSMSREFEHLVDAFGYTLDDLQWFSVNAMKSAFIPFDERLAMINDVIKPRYAELKSEWLFQ